One stretch of Mus pahari chromosome 5, PAHARI_EIJ_v1.1, whole genome shotgun sequence DNA includes these proteins:
- the Dedd gene encoding death effector domain-containing protein: MAGLKRRASQVWPEERGEQEHGLYSLHRMFDIVGTHLTHRDVRVLSFLFVDVIDDHERGLIRNGRDFLLALERQGRCDESNFRQVLQLLRIITRHDLLPYVTLKKRRAVCPDLVDKYLEETSIRYVTPRALSDPEPRPPQPSKTVPPHYPVVCCPTSGSQMCSKRPARGRTTLGSQRKRRKSVTPDPKEKQTCDIRLRVRAEYCQHETALQGNVFSNKQDPLERQFERFNQANTILKSRDLGSIICDIKFSELTYLDAFWRDYINGSLLEALKGVFITDSLKQAVGHEAIKLLVNVDEEDYELGRQKLLRNLMLQALP, encoded by the exons ATGGCGGGCCTAAAGAGGCGGGCAAGCCAGGTGTGGCCCGAAGAGCGTGGGGAGCAGGAACATGGGCTGTATAGCCTCCACCGCATGTTCGACATCGTGGGCACCCACCTAACACACAGAGATGTCCGcgtgctttccttcctttttgttgatGTTATTGATGACCATGAACGTGGACTCATCCGAAATGGACGTGACTTCTTATTGGCACTGGAGCGCCAGGGCCGCTGTGACGAGAGTAACTTTCGCCAGGTGCTGCAGCTGCTGCGCATCATCACTCGCCATGACTTGCTGCCCTATGTTACTCTCAAGAAGAGACGAGCTG TGTGCCCTGATCTTGTAGACAAGTATCTGGAGGAAACATCAATTCGCTATGTGACCCCCAGAGCCCTCAGTGACCCAGAACCGAGGCCTCCCCAGCCCTCTAAAACAG TGCCTCCCCACTATCCTGTGGTGTGCTGCCCCACTTCGGGTTCTCAAATGTGTAGTAAGCGGCCAGCCCGAGGGAGAACCACACTTGGGAGCCAGCGAAAACGCCGGAAGTCGGTGACACCAGACCCGAAGGAAAAGCAGACATGTG ACATCAGGCTCCGAGTTCGGGCGGAATACTGCCAGCACGAGACTGCTCTGCAAGGCAATGTCTTCTCCAATAAGCAGGACCCACTTGAGCGCCAGTTTGAGCGCTTTAACCAGGCCAACACTATCCTCAAGTCCCGGGACCTGGGCTCCATCATCTGTGACATCAAGTTCTCTGAGCTCACCTACCTCGATGCATTCTGGCGAGACTACATTAATGGCTCATTATTAGAGGCACTGAAAGGTGTCTTCATCACAGACTCTCTCAAGCAAGCTGTGGGCCATGAAGCCATCAAGCTGCTGGTGAACGTTGATGAGGAGGACTATGAGCTGGGCCGACAGAAACTCCTGAGGAACTTGATGCTGCAAGCATTACCCTGA
- the Nit1 gene encoding deaminated glutathione amidase isoform X2, with translation MSSSTSWELPLVAVCQVTSTPNKQENFKTCAELVQEAARLGACLAFLPEAFDFIARNPAETLLLSEPLDGDLLGQYRQLARECGIWLSLGGFHERGQDWEQNQKIYNCHVLLNSKGSVVASYRKTHLCDVEIPGQGPMRESNYTKPGGTLEPPVKTPAGKVGLAICYDMRFPELSLKLAQAGAEILTYPSAFGSVTGPAHWEVLLRARAIESQCYVIAAAQCGRHHETRASYGHSMVVDPWGTVVARCSEGPGLCLARIDLHFLQQMRQHLPVFQHRRPDLYGSLGHPLS, from the exons ATGTCCTCATCAACTTCCTGGGAGCTGCCCCTGGTGGCTGTGTGCCAGGTAACATCAACACCAAACAAGCAAGAGAACTTTAAAACATGTGCTGAGCTGGTTCAAGAGGCTGCCAGACTGGGTGCTTGCCTGGCCTTTCTGCCTGAGGCATTTGACTTTATTGCACGAAATCCTGCCGAGACATTACTCCTGTCCGAACCACTGGATGGGGATCTTTTGGGCCAATATAGGCAGCTTGCCAG GGAATGTGGGATCTGGCTGTCCTTGGGCGGTTTCCACGAACGTGGCCAAGACTGGGAGCAGAATCAGAAAATCTACAATTGTCATGTACTTCTGAACAGCAAGG GATCAGTAGTGGCCAGTTACAGGAAGACACATCTGTGTGATGTAGAGATCCCAGGTCAGGGGCCCATGAGAGAAAGCAACTATACCAAGCCTGGAGGCACTCTTGAGCCACCTGTCAAGACACCGGCTGGCAAG GTTGGTCTAGCAATCTGTTATGACATGCGGTTCCCTGAACTTTCTTTGAAATTGGCTCAAGCTGGGGCAGAAATACTTACTTATCCTTCAGCCTTTGGATCTGTTACAGGCCCAGCCCACTGGGAG GTGCTGCTGCGGGCCCGCGCCATTGAATCTCAGTGCTATGTAATAGCAGCAGCGCAGTGTGGACGCCACCACGAAACAAGAGCAAGTTATGGCCACAGCATGGTGGTTGACCCCTGGGGCACAGTGGTGGCTCGCTGCTCCGAGGGACCAGGCCTCTGCCTTGCTCGAATTGATCTCCACTTTCTACAACAGATGCGCCAACACCTGCCTGTGTTCCAGCACCGCAGACCTGATCTCTATGGCAGTCTGGGCCATCCACTCTCTTAA
- the Nit1 gene encoding deaminated glutathione amidase isoform X1 — MLGFITRPPHQLLSLLCTGYRLLRTPVLCTHPRPRPMSSSTSWELPLVAVCQVTSTPNKQENFKTCAELVQEAARLGACLAFLPEAFDFIARNPAETLLLSEPLDGDLLGQYRQLARECGIWLSLGGFHERGQDWEQNQKIYNCHVLLNSKGSVVASYRKTHLCDVEIPGQGPMRESNYTKPGGTLEPPVKTPAGKVGLAICYDMRFPELSLKLAQAGAEILTYPSAFGSVTGPAHWEVLLRARAIESQCYVIAAAQCGRHHETRASYGHSMVVDPWGTVVARCSEGPGLCLARIDLHFLQQMRQHLPVFQHRRPDLYGSLGHPLS; from the exons AT GCTGGGCTTCATCACCAGGCCTCCTCACCAACTCCTGTCTCTTCTGTGTACCGGATACCGATTACTTCGAACCCCAGTACTTTGTACCCATCCCAG GCCCAGACCCATGTCCTCATCAACTTCCTGGGAGCTGCCCCTGGTGGCTGTGTGCCAGGTAACATCAACACCAAACAAGCAAGAGAACTTTAAAACATGTGCTGAGCTGGTTCAAGAGGCTGCCAGACTGGGTGCTTGCCTGGCCTTTCTGCCTGAGGCATTTGACTTTATTGCACGAAATCCTGCCGAGACATTACTCCTGTCCGAACCACTGGATGGGGATCTTTTGGGCCAATATAGGCAGCTTGCCAG GGAATGTGGGATCTGGCTGTCCTTGGGCGGTTTCCACGAACGTGGCCAAGACTGGGAGCAGAATCAGAAAATCTACAATTGTCATGTACTTCTGAACAGCAAGG GATCAGTAGTGGCCAGTTACAGGAAGACACATCTGTGTGATGTAGAGATCCCAGGTCAGGGGCCCATGAGAGAAAGCAACTATACCAAGCCTGGAGGCACTCTTGAGCCACCTGTCAAGACACCGGCTGGCAAG GTTGGTCTAGCAATCTGTTATGACATGCGGTTCCCTGAACTTTCTTTGAAATTGGCTCAAGCTGGGGCAGAAATACTTACTTATCCTTCAGCCTTTGGATCTGTTACAGGCCCAGCCCACTGGGAG GTGCTGCTGCGGGCCCGCGCCATTGAATCTCAGTGCTATGTAATAGCAGCAGCGCAGTGTGGACGCCACCACGAAACAAGAGCAAGTTATGGCCACAGCATGGTGGTTGACCCCTGGGGCACAGTGGTGGCTCGCTGCTCCGAGGGACCAGGCCTCTGCCTTGCTCGAATTGATCTCCACTTTCTACAACAGATGCGCCAACACCTGCCTGTGTTCCAGCACCGCAGACCTGATCTCTATGGCAGTCTGGGCCATCCACTCTCTTAA